In a single window of the Drosophila albomicans strain 15112-1751.03 chromosome 3, ASM965048v2, whole genome shotgun sequence genome:
- the LOC117568319 gene encoding uncharacterized protein LOC117568319 encodes MQLLFLVLLSVINLTTYCTAGDGDLDANKKPLLDKEDILQLSVIAGADQIVKNIKIQDIDSSMLKDLSGIVMKEMLHGAKVVDLFDKLLVWCSVNGIGKSKTEEDPKKQRDNSKPNAKGSEPSYLCLIENGSEKCYVYNYDPDEDISVEEHSLKDNKEL; translated from the exons ATG cAATTGTTATTCTTGGTACTGTTGTCTGTCATAAATTTAACGACTTACTGCACTGCAGGCGACGGCGATCTAGATGCTAATAAAAAGCCGCTGCTCGACAAGGAAGACATTCTACAATTGAGTGTTATAGCGGGTGCAGATCAGATagtcaaaaatataaagattcAAGATATTGACTCATCCATGTTGAAGGACTTGAGTGGAATAGTGATGAAGGAAATGCTGCATGGCGCTAAAGTTGTGGATTTGTTTGATAAGCTGCTCGTTTGGTGCTCGGTCAACGGTATAGGTAAATCAAAAACCGAAGAAGATCCGAAAAAACAGCGTGATAATTCAAAGCCAAATGCGAAAGGAAGTGAGCCAAGTTATCTTTGCCTGATTGAGAACGGATCTGAAAAGTGCTATGTTTATAATTACGACCCCGACGAAGACATCTCTGTAGAAGAGCATTCCTTAAAGGACAACAAAGAACTATAA